The genomic region TTCTTCGGCTGGGCCACGCGAGATCGGCAGGATTACGCGACCAAAATCGCCCTCATTTGGGGATGCAGTTGCGCCCTGTGTTTCCCGATTGCGGCGGCGAGTTTTGCACCGAGCAAACATCTCGGAGAATGCGTGTTGTGTACGGCGGGCGGGGGGAATTTATTTTTATCGTTAGCCTTATTGCGCTTGTATTTGGGCTGGCGTTACGTGCGCGATCGCCTCTGGAGTCCTACAATTTTCTACGAAGAATCGGGATGGTACGACGGTCAGGCATGGACGAAAACCCCCGAACTGCTCGCCCGCGATCGCCTCGTCGTCAACTACCAACTCCGACCGATCCTGACGCGCCTCAGCCGCAGTCTCGGAGCGATCGCCCTGTCCTGTATCGTAGGAGCAACCCTGTGGGCCTTCCTCTGAAATCGGGAAGACCGAGAGGCGATCGGCCCGGTTCCCCTTTCTCGGAACGGTTGTTTTTTGTAGGCGATCGCCTCTAATGTAATCGGGGGCTTCGTGTCCTCAATCAACTCGCCGTCGTGTCCCTCACCAAGAGGTAAATCCAACCCGTGACAATGGGAAAACGTAACTCAGCCGCATCTCTTGAAGTCCGCTTACTCCGCGAAGGGATTGTCGAATCGACCCACAACGTTCAAGCCGTCGTTTGCGATAACCGGGGTCGAGTGCTATCCGTCGCCGGGAAGGCCCAAACCACCGCCTTTATCCGCTCGGCCCTCAAACCCTTCCAAGCCCTCGCCGTCACCACTACAGGCACCTTAGAACGGTTCGATTTAACCGATCTCGACTTGGCCATTATTTGCAGTTCCCATCGCGGTACCATCGAGCAAACCCGTCAAGCCTTTAATATTTTATGGCGCTGCGATGTCGATACCTCCGCCTTGCAATGTCCGATTCCCCCAGGGAAGCAAAGCCCCCTCGAACACAACTGCTCCGGAAAACACGCCGGAATGCTGGCGGTGTGCAAACAGCGTCATTTTCCCCTCGAAACCTATCTCAAGCGCAACCATCCGGTTCAGGAGTTGATTTTAGATAAAGTCGCCGAATTGCTGCGAATGCCCGCCGCCGAATTTATCGCCGTGCGCGACGACTGCGGGGCGCCAACCTATTTGATGGAATTAGGACAGATGGCAACCCTTTATGCCATCCTCGCCTCCGGGGATAGTGTCGATATGGAACGGATCGTGCGCGCGATGGTCGCCCATCCCACGATGGTCGCCGGACCGGGAGAATTCGATACCGAGCTGATGAGTCTGACCGAAGGGGAAATCGTCAGCAAGTCCGGCGCCGAAGGCGTGCAATGTATCGGACGAGTCGGAGAAGGGATGGGACTGTCGATTAAGGTACTCGACGGGGCCAAACGGGCTAAATATGCCGTCGCCATCCACTTGCTCAAACAACTCGGATGGATTACCCCGACGATCGCCGAAAATCTGGCCGACAAGTTTATTGACCTCACGCCCCTCAAGCGTCTCGATGTCGTCGGGGAAGTTTCTTTTTTATAAGCTTGTGATTGGGAGGAGCGATCGCCTGTCAGTCGGGGCGATCGTCGATACCTTCGGATCGATAACCCATGTTCGTCAAGGAATTAGCGGGTTCTTTCCACAGAAATAACAGGCTGAGTAAGCTTAGCCGACGATCGTCAGAAATGCTACAGCAGTTTTCGCTGTTGGGCGGTAAATTTCGATCCCCCTAAATCCCCCTTTTTAAGGGGGTTGGCGGGATCTTTGCCTCTTGTCCCTCATGACAGCGCGAATTGCTGTATAAGCCGCGATCGCCTCAACAAGCAACCGCTTAATTGGCCCTATCCTCATCTGTGCAACTCAGTTCTTATCTGTGGGCTTCTTCGTCACTTCACTGGATAACCAAGCCAAATTTTTACTAATGAGTAACTCCGACTTTTTGGCATGATGAGTATTTTTCATCGCCACTTGTTTCATCTCAAAATCATAAAAATTTCCCATTTCTCTTAACTCCACCGCATCATTGTAAGTCATTAAAAAATCCCCTTTTAATCGAGCGGCTAAAGCGAAAAGCTGCTGATGATTCACCTCCGAATAACGATAAAGTCTTTTGCCCGTTTTTGGATAAGGCGGATCGATGAAATAAATCACATCTTCTCGGGAATAATTCTGTTGGCAAACATCGAATCCATCTCCTTGAATAAAATTGATTTTATCTTTAACTCTTCCAATAGCAAGAATCCGTTTTTTAAGTGTTTCGGGATACCATCTCGACCGAATTCCTTTACCATTTTCTCCTTTTTTAACAAAGCTCGATCCATCCGCCAAAATACCGCCTCGATTGACACGATTTTTGACAATCGTAGCAAAAGCTAGAGATTCTAAAGATTCATTCGCATTTTCAATAACTTCTTTAGCATTTTCTGGAGTCAATTGAAAATTAACAATTTTATCTGCAAGCCATTGGGCACCTCCATTAAGAACAATTTGCCATACAGCCGCAACACCTTCATCTTTTTCCACCATTGTTACCCGGTGAACTAAGTTTTCACATGCAGCCGTCAAACTGACAATCCCTCCCCCAGCAAAGGGTTCAATCAGTTCTTTACTACTAGCTTCCCGCTCATTCAACCATTGTCGAATCTTGGGAATCAACCATGTTTTCCCACCTGCATATCGAAACGGACTCCGTTGAGGGACAGTAGCAACATTGACAACTTTAGAATTTACATCCACCTTCTTAGAAGGTAATAGATTGGCTTTTGACATTCGTTTTAACCCTGTTTTCACGAGCGAAACCTACTGTACGAGCGGTTTTCATTGCTTCAGTTTTGTAGGTGACTATCCAGTTTTTTTTGTAAGCTTTCAATAAAATTTTCTGAATGACCGATTTCAGGAGTAGAAATTCGATTAATTGCCGCCCAATACTCAGTATAAACGACATCGGTGAGGACAAGTTGAAAGCGATCGTTCTGTTTTTGGAGGTCGTAAAGATTCCAGGCTAGATCGGCGCGATCGCGTGAAACTCGCACTAAAGAGGGTAGGGTTTCAAAAAATGCTTTTTGTACCGCAATAACCTGCTTTTTACCCCACTCATGCAAAATGGTTCCTTTGTAAAGGAGTTGAGGAATTAATCGTTTGCGCGAAGATGAAAGGTAATCTGGAGTCGGATAGTAGGGGGTTAATTGTGACTCCTTAATATTTTCCCAATTTTCAGGCTGATTCATGTAGACTTCAAACGGTTGTCGGATATTGCCTGAAATGTAGACAGACTGAACTTCAACCGCTCCAAAATCTATGATTTTCCCGCGACGGTCGTAAGCAACCAGTACCAAGTCGATATTGCCAGCCGATTGATTATTAGCATCTTTTAAACGAACTTCTGTTAGAATTGTCCACTGTTGATTTTTCCCAAAAAAGAAATCAGCAGCATTTTCAGCAATCAACCAATCTTGACGAAAACGAACCGGGCAAGTAATGACGGGAGCTTTCTTATGGTAAATGCTACAAACACCGAGGGGATTATTTGCTTTATCTTTGGTACAGTTAGCGACTTTATTATTGTAAGGACACAGCCGATCGCGACGATATCGATTTGCTTCTTGGGAAAAACTGTTACTAGGAAAGCCAAAAACCTCTGCAAGAGGATTATTAGACATTTGAGCTGACCTTCAATGAGGATAAGTAGGTGTCTATTTTTATTTATTGTCGAGACTGAAAAAGTTGAGCGATTGGCGATCGCCCCCCGTCACCCCTCAAGCGATCGTCGCGCGATCCTTTCTATCGATCCGAGGAGGAGATCTCGCGGGGGGAACGGGGACGACAGGGGGAACCGAAACAAACTTGGGCGGCGGGTAGGTCGGTGAAGACACTGCTGCGGGCGCCGACAACCGCATTGGCGCCGATCTTGACGCCGGGACCGACGAAACAATCGGCAGCGACCCAGGCGCCATTGCCGATCGCGATCGGCGCCGTTAACAAGCCAAAGGCGGGGTCGGCGATGTCGTGATTCCCGGTACATAAATAAGTTTTTTGTGAAATTACGCAATGTTTGCCGACGGTGATGCGATCGAGACTGTAGAAAACGACATCATCGCCGATCCAGCTAAACTCGCCGATTTCGACTTTCCAGGGATAGGTAAAACGGGCGGTGGGTCGAATCATCACCCCCTGACCGATGCGAGCGCCAAAACGGCGCAACAACCAGCAGCGAAAGCGGTGGGCGGAATGCAGGCTTAACGGAAAAGCGATCGCCTGCACCAACCACCACAGCAAAATGAACCAACCCGGGCGCCCGCGATCGAACCAAGATTGATCGTACTGACGTAAATCGATCGCCGGAGGGAGATCGAGAACGGGTTCGACAGGTTCGGGAGGAGAAACGGGGCGATCGCTCATAGAAATCACTCGCGACGTTTGGCGTTTACAGCAAAGAAAATTAACTTCAAAAAACTCCGTTTAACTCAACTGTCCTTCCAGACCATTTAAGAATCAGTTTGAGCTAAAGATTTAGACGTTTCAACATCCTGGGGATGGGGATTGAGCTGACCGCCAAACTTACGAATTTCGTAAAGCTTCACGCCGATTTGATACTCGTATTGGCTCAATAACCTGGCATAAATATAACCCTGAATGCCGTCGAGAAAACCGAGCTGAATAATATAAAACAGAATAAATCTCAGAGTTGGTTTAAATGGCAATCGTACCCAAATTCTCTTTAAAAACCGCTTCCGTTGGGCTTGGGAACCAAACAAACTCGCTTCGATCGAATCATCCTCTTTTCCTTCGAGTAAATTGTAATAAACTCTAGCTTCCCAATTTGAATAGCGATTGTGACGCTCGATCCACTCGTAAATATCCCGAAAATCTTCGTGAATCATATCCGCTTTGAGATGTCCGGCGGTCAGTTGCGGACTGTTTTTATCTTCGAGATTGTCTTTTAAAATCACGTGTTCGTGAACTTCATTATCCCCCGTGTTGCGAACCCCTTCCGTCCCGAGATTTTCGTAGCGACCTTTGCAATGCTTGAACAAGCGTAAATTAAAATCGGGATATTTTCCCCCATGACGAATCCATCGACCGAGGAAGTAAACCTTACGATTTAGATAATATCCTTCGTACTGCGGGTTTTGAATAACTTCTGCAATTTCCTGCCATAATTCGGGAGGAATGCGTTCGTCGCAATCGACAATCAACACCCATTCATTGCGAAAAGGCAGGGTTTGTAAAGACCAATTCTTTTTTTTTGGCCAATATCCGTTAAAGTCAAATTGTTTGACCTTTGCCCCCCAAGCTTCGGCGATTTCTACGGTGCGATCGCTGCTGTGTGAATCGACGAGAAAAACTTCATCCGCACATTCCAAACTGGCCAAACAAGCGGGAAGATTGCGCTCTTCATTTTTAGCGGGAATGAGGACGGACACCGGGACTTTTTTGATAGTGGAGGTCATGTTCTTGGCCATTACGTCA from Oxynema aestuarii AP17 harbors:
- a CDS encoding NotI family restriction endonuclease translates to MSNNPLAEVFGFPSNSFSQEANRYRRDRLCPYNNKVANCTKDKANNPLGVCSIYHKKAPVITCPVRFRQDWLIAENAADFFFGKNQQWTILTEVRLKDANNQSAGNIDLVLVAYDRRGKIIDFGAVEVQSVYISGNIRQPFEVYMNQPENWENIKESQLTPYYPTPDYLSSSRKRLIPQLLYKGTILHEWGKKQVIAVQKAFFETLPSLVRVSRDRADLAWNLYDLQKQNDRFQLVLTDVVYTEYWAAINRISTPEIGHSENFIESLQKKLDSHLQN
- a CDS encoding glycosyltransferase family 2 protein, which translates into the protein MTSTIKKVPVSVLIPAKNEERNLPACLASLECADEVFLVDSHSSDRTVEIAEAWGAKVKQFDFNGYWPKKKNWSLQTLPFRNEWVLIVDCDERIPPELWQEIAEVIQNPQYEGYYLNRKVYFLGRWIRHGGKYPDFNLRLFKHCKGRYENLGTEGVRNTGDNEVHEHVILKDNLEDKNSPQLTAGHLKADMIHEDFRDIYEWIERHNRYSNWEARVYYNLLEGKEDDSIEASLFGSQAQRKRFLKRIWVRLPFKPTLRFILFYIIQLGFLDGIQGYIYARLLSQYEYQIGVKLYEIRKFGGQLNPHPQDVETSKSLAQTDS
- a CDS encoding asparaginase, giving the protein MTMGKRNSAASLEVRLLREGIVESTHNVQAVVCDNRGRVLSVAGKAQTTAFIRSALKPFQALAVTTTGTLERFDLTDLDLAIICSSHRGTIEQTRQAFNILWRCDVDTSALQCPIPPGKQSPLEHNCSGKHAGMLAVCKQRHFPLETYLKRNHPVQELILDKVAELLRMPAAEFIAVRDDCGAPTYLMELGQMATLYAILASGDSVDMERIVRAMVAHPTMVAGPGEFDTELMSLTEGEIVSKSGAEGVQCIGRVGEGMGLSIKVLDGAKRAKYAVAIHLLKQLGWITPTIAENLADKFIDLTPLKRLDVVGEVSFL
- a CDS encoding DNA adenine methylase, whose translation is MKTGLKRMSKANLLPSKKVDVNSKVVNVATVPQRSPFRYAGGKTWLIPKIRQWLNEREASSKELIEPFAGGGIVSLTAACENLVHRVTMVEKDEGVAAVWQIVLNGGAQWLADKIVNFQLTPENAKEVIENANESLESLAFATIVKNRVNRGGILADGSSFVKKGENGKGIRSRWYPETLKKRILAIGRVKDKINFIQGDGFDVCQQNYSREDVIYFIDPPYPKTGKRLYRYSEVNHQQLFALAARLKGDFLMTYNDAVELREMGNFYDFEMKQVAMKNTHHAKKSELLISKNLAWLSSEVTKKPTDKN
- the hpsU gene encoding hormogonium polysaccharide biosynthesis acetyltransferase HpsU, whose amino-acid sequence is MSDRPVSPPEPVEPVLDLPPAIDLRQYDQSWFDRGRPGWFILLWWLVQAIAFPLSLHSAHRFRCWLLRRFGARIGQGVMIRPTARFTYPWKVEIGEFSWIGDDVVFYSLDRITVGKHCVISQKTYLCTGNHDIADPAFGLLTAPIAIGNGAWVAADCFVGPGVKIGANAVVGARSSVFTDLPAAQVCFGSPCRPRSPREISSSDR
- a CDS encoding CGLD27 family protein, encoding MRETSIAQCPVPDEQQPLNEYEQLKESCFFGWATRDRQDYATKIALIWGCSCALCFPIAAASFAPSKHLGECVLCTAGGGNLFLSLALLRLYLGWRYVRDRLWSPTIFYEESGWYDGQAWTKTPELLARDRLVVNYQLRPILTRLSRSLGAIALSCIVGATLWAFL